The following DNA comes from Salvia splendens isolate huo1 chromosome 17, SspV2, whole genome shotgun sequence.
TTAATTTTAGTTGCAACTTTATAAATGGCCgattatatcataattttgacatttttcttAACTGTTTCTTGCATGCCACGTGAATTTATTAAGGTGGTGTGTACAtatgtaaaattttaaattgtgacCGACTATGTGTATTGAACGACAGTGTTTAAATGACTAAAGGTTAGGTCCACATATTATCTTTCATTTGTCATGTCATACACTGGATTATGGGACAATTGAAGGAAAAAACGTCTAAGTTATGATAGTAATCAACTGAGTATTTTTTAGAGTTGGGAGATTGAGCAGAACTTGACCATGTTTATTGGTTTTTCTGGTAATTTGCCCTTAAATGCGAATACACTGGATTTGGCAAGCAAGTGAAAAAGAATGGAAATgacgaaattaattaataaataaatgagaaTCAAGATTTGTGATTAAACATACCTATGTTGCTTTACTGGTATTGATTTCATGTGACAAAATAAAAGTTGGATTAGAGTTATTCTGAGATCTTCTCAACTGTAAACCGTCGCCTCACACTGCATTCATTGTATTCATGGTTTAATAAGGTCAAAAAAAGTTAAATGCCATCACCATATTATGATCAACAACCATAGCGATATTTTCCattatagttaattaatttttcagtGGATTAATCTCGTATTTCACTGTACTCAATTTCCCCAATTTTCCACACACGTATTCTGCATGGGATTTACAACCGAAACTGTACATACATCTGAATTTACAACAAATATATGTATATgctgcatatatatatatatatatataaatgatcACAACATCCATCATTTCCCTCTcgcaaaaaatcatgaattctCTCTTCATATTCTTCACCGCTCTCTACACTCTCACACTACTCTACTTCCCCTCTCTCTTCTCCCGCTTCCTTCTCTCTCCCGTCGCACTCTCCACTTTAGCTCTGTTGCTCTATCTCCTCCGCCTCGGCGCCGCGCAGAGATCTGCTATTAATCGAATCGAATCCGATCTCGTCGAATCAGATTCCACGCAACCATTACCGCCGCATATTGAAGAATTCCGCGAGGTCGAATTCGACGAATTAGGGGAATTACAATGCCGGAGCTACGGATCCGATTTGGAGCAGGATCCGCGCCAATTGTACGTGGAGTGGGACGTCCGAGCTCCGCTGGAGGTTATACACGAGGAATACGAAGGAGAGGACGCCGCCGATGATAAATCGGATGAGAAGCGGGAGGCGGAGATGAATTCCATCCGGCGGTACGCGTCGCTGTCGCTGATTTACCCGGAGTCCGACAGCGACGACGAATCGTCGTCGGAGGGTGAGTCGCCGGAGAGCGCGTGGTTCCGGTgggaggtggaggaggaggatagGGAGGGGTTGATTGAGATCGCGTTGGATGAGAAGAGAAGCTGCTGCGAGGTGGAGGAGGATAATTTGATCGAGATCGATTTGTCGCCGGAAAGATGACGTGGATTTCGGAGGGATTGATTAATCGATAAGTTTTGGTAAATTGTGAttacttaattaattgaaaGGAGAGACGTGTCTGGGGTTTTGGGTTTTAGAATGTTGAGGTTTTTTACCGCTGTATTACACAAGGATTAAAGCGTGGTTAATCGCTAAACCCAGAGATTACTAATGAAGCTGTAATTACCGGTGTGCCCTCGCAGCCCCAACTGTTCATATGTTTCCTCTTGATCataattttgcatttttttccATCATTAAACAGTAGTTCTTTTTTTGGTgtttattagtagtagtataggAAAATGTATACACAAGAGAAACAtacaacaaattaaataaataatactccatccttCGTTTCCATTACTTATTATTAGTTCACTCTAGTTTCAGAATTTAAAAGGAAGTGGTAAGAAAAGCATAAGTGGAAtggaaattttatttatatatagtactactacttcaGTTTAGTTTTATAATGGTAAAACGTGAATGAAATGAGTTAGAGTGAAATATGAGATCCATtaccaataataataaaaagtaaatatgATAAGTATTAACATAATCACAGAAAAGAAAACTTGGGATTAGTAGTAGTAGAATATGAGACTCAACCCCTAATCATATTTTGGATATAATTGAATCCTTTATTTTAAAAGCTGGAAACTTCTGTAGGCCACAATCCTAAAATTGCATCCATTTTACTGGAAAATGAGAGGAAAAATCTTTTTGGGTAGacactttttctctttttttatttctttctttctttgcAGTTTGAGGCATCACTATTGTGGGTTTAGATTGAGGAGTAAAAGGTGCTTTTCCCATAGATTAGGTGAGGAGCACTTGAGCATGTGGGAAGAAACGTGGTTTGCACTTTGCAGTGCATGAATTTCTTGACCGAAAATGATATGACTAAGAAATGCTACACAATCCATTATGACTATTGCATATTTCTTCACCATTCCTTTCTATAATTAGTCTTCTTTACCTTTCTGCAACCGCCATGCCTTTTGCTACATCTTTGACAGCTTTTTGTTAATCATTACATATCCAATATGTATGGTATGCAATCACATATCTAGGAAAAGAATATATAAGATCGGGTATAGTGAAGAACGTCGTCGCAGGCATCGAAAGGTAGATGTCTTGCGGCAGCTGTCGTTGACATTAGACAACGCACAAAAACCAAAAGTGAACCTCAATCCTAAAGGGTGAGGCAAAGTTGCTTCACCATGTACGGGATGGGATTAGTATCAACTCGAAATTCAATTTTATGGAGTTTACGAACCTTCATGGGCTAGCAGTAGGATCAGTTGACCTCGACTGCACCTGGATCAACCATTAATTGTGTGATTAATGTAACGTAGGTGACAATCTCTTGAGTCCGTTATCATCCAAGTTCAATCTTTTGGTAGGTATTTTAAGCATATTCTAGACAAATCTTCATAATATGGCAATAAATTCTTGTAAAGtcatcaaattcaataaaatatatTGCAATTTAGCGCATTTTGCATGAACGAGAATACAAATTACACAATAGATATTGAATAATTGATCATATATAGTGAATTGATTAATATCTCTATTTATGGGAACCGATCTtgattagtactccctccgtcccacaaaagatgccACACTTGTGggatgacatgagattttaggaggttttgttttgtgtgttaaagagagagaaaatatcatttttatataaatgtgagagtgaattttttccaaaaatggaaatgggacatcttttatggaataaactaaaaaggaaagtgtgacatctattatgagacgggGGAAGTATATAATAAATTCTTCAACATTACATTTGACTTAATAATCCACAATCTGTTAAATATGACACTAATCCCTAATTCTAATACATGAAACTATCACagatgatttttttaaaattttatttactattCAAATTTTGAACGGTGtagaataaatcaaaatttaaccATATTTCTTTTCAAAATAGTGCTGGTTCCAATGaatgaacaaataaaaatagatcCAATGAATTATCTTCCCCATATTGGAGTGGGTAgaattttataagaaaatggCCCAATTCTGATGTTGGGCCGCAAGAAAAAGCCCATCAACAGATTTTACGATTGCCCTTATGCGCCTCTTCAAGCCTTCAACGAATCCACGGTTCATCGTTCCAGCTCAAGGATCACTCAACTAGCTCGCTCTTAATGTACAACCGATTTCCTTGTTTCTATGCTCAATTTCTGAGCATCAATTGACTTTATTGGTCGGTTTGTAGTCTCAGGCGATCCAGGTCTGGAAATGCAGAAAATGGCGATTTTCCAGAGGCTTTCCGGAACTTTCCGCGAGAGTTCTGCGTTTGCTAAAGCAACGAACGTTTTCACCATCGGGTATGGATGCCTCTGTCTTTTTCGTAGCTATGATATGAATTCTTCTACTGCTTCGcgatttttttcttctattttgtgGTCCTGTTTGATCAGGAAATGTAGTTGGAATCTGAAAGTTTTGTTTTCGTTATAACCTTATTTGGTATTTTGTATGTTTGACACTTGATTAGTGAAATTTTCCTTCGATTTGAGTTAGATATTCGGGAAGTAATTGTGATCATATGGAATTGATACATAATCGGAGAAGAGGATGTTCACTTGTTAGCTGTGAAATTTGAATGAACAATTGGCTTTGAAATAGAATCGCGCCAGACTCAATCCTGTTAATCAAGACGGATTTTCTATTGCTCTCATTAAATTAGTCTGTGAATTTCGAACAATGCTGATGGCCGATGCCCTCTGATCTAAAGGAACGGTACAAGATGAGGGGTAAAATGAATCTTTAGGGCTTAGATTTGAAATATGTGTGAAATGCATATAAACAAACAATTTATTCTGCAATTATATATAGATTGTTGTTCAAGTATAGAGACGAAATGAATTGGTCCTTTGTTTGATAGTTTTACGAGTTCTACATTGTTCTGGTGCTTCTTTCTGATTATATATTAGTATGATTCTTCATGTGTTTCAAGCTCATCCTTGATACTAAAACGTACTAGTACTAAAACATACCTGTACCAACTGCAGTGGTGGTCAGGCTAAGTCAGGTAATGGAATGAATATTTTCAATGCAACTGCAGCCTATGGAAAGAATAAGATGAAGGTAATAACTAACTGGCTGCCCTCAACTAATTTCTTCAAGAATCTGAAATCTTCTCATGTGATGTTCAGGTGATGTCACCATGTAACTATTTGCCATTCAATCAAATACGATGTGGAACTGTGGAACCACACAGCACCTTTGAGACAGTCCACAACATCGTCAGAAATGTAAGTATTGTGACACAGCAGTTTAAGTTCTACTGCTTGTTTTAATACTACTGAAAGTCCATTCTGTCGTGTTATATTCAATTATCAATATGACATGCGTGTTACTCTTCATTTTATTCAAGAAACTGAACATATTATCAGAATCTGTAATGGCCTAATTTTCTACCTTTAGCTAATTACAATACTGGCTGTTCTCCAACCTGTCTTTGTACTATGTGCAACTCATATGCAGAATATACCTGCACAACCTTAATGAATC
Coding sequences within:
- the LOC121775441 gene encoding uncharacterized protein LOC121775441; this encodes MNSLFIFFTALYTLTLLYFPSLFSRFLLSPVALSTLALLLYLLRLGAAQRSAINRIESDLVESDSTQPLPPHIEEFREVEFDELGELQCRSYGSDLEQDPRQLYVEWDVRAPLEVIHEEYEGEDAADDKSDEKREAEMNSIRRYASLSLIYPESDSDDESSSEGESPESAWFRWEVEEEDREGLIEIALDEKRSCCEVEEDNLIEIDLSPER